In Setaria italica strain Yugu1 chromosome I, Setaria_italica_v2.0, whole genome shotgun sequence, the genomic window CTAACCCCAATAATTTCTTCAAGTCATGCTGAACCGTCGAATCAAGGATAAAATCAGCGGATGGATAGACAGAAAATGACTTGAGCAAGCATCTTATCGTCTCTCAAGTCAACATGTTACACCTTTCTTTGATCCTTCTCGTTTCTATCTTCGATTAAATCCAGTCTCGCCATTACATTTCCGTCTGGAGTAGCAGATGCCACCTGGCGACATTTTTACTGTCTTATCGGCTTGTAAATTCTCGTCTGAATTTTGCGtcgaaaggaaaagaaaaccaaCACGGGCAAGATAAAAAGAAATTCCACATGCCGGGCAATATCGGCACGGGGGGCAGCTGCATCCACAGtacgcccgccgcgcgcccctCGTTTTTTTCTCCTCCTCGAGAACACGCACACACGGAAGctagctcagctcagctcacaGCCTTCTTCAGTCTTCTTCTTGTACCGACCATTCTCCCTTGCACTGTCGCCCCGCCCTCTCTCGATTCTCTCTCCAGTCCAGCCGCGGCAGTCCCCCCGCGCCCTTGCATCAGGTGTTGCCTCCTGCAGATCCAAATTGGAATTTGGGCCTTCGTCTCCACATCACCAATCCGGTAAATACGCGGGCAATAAACCACTCTCACTTCCCCCCGGATCCTAACTCTGCTTCTTGCGGTTTTCTCTTGCAAATTATTATGGAAAGGGAAATATTTATATTCTTCCCCTTTTTGCTCTGCTGAGCCCAAAAGGCCGAAGCTTTTGCGTTCTTCCCCACAAATATCTGGAGCAAGCCATACCTTTTGTTTCGTTTGGCCATGGGGTGAAATGGTATGTGGTATGGCCACCAATTGGCATGCTGCCCTTTTCCATCCCTGCAGCTGCAAGAGGCCTTCTTTTTAGATCTGTGCCTTCCTCTTCCTGGTACTCTGTGATTGGAGTCAGTTTTAGAGTTTAATGAAGCTCTTTTTTCTTGCCAACTTTTGGATGACGCTTACATCTTATCCCCCCTTGCTTGCTTCTTGGATAGGTTGCCTTCTTTGGGGTTTGCTCACAGCACACACAAGCCATTTTACTGCTTGGAGGCTGCCACTTTTAGCATCTCTGCCTCTTGAGCGATCTCCAAGGTAAGCAGCCCCCACTCCCTAGGAAGAAATGGAAATAAAAAAGTTTTGGTTCTCCGTTGGAGTGAGGAATTGAGTCCTCTGCACTCCTCCGTGATTTCCTTAGTTCTGATTAGAAAACATATGAGGTTGCTGGATTACTAAAATCATCTTCCCTTTTATCGGATCTTTCAAATTGCTCGGTTCTCTCTTGCTGGCTCAGTCTGCTTGCAAGATCTGAGTCCAGTTGACTTGGTTCTTCCCAGATTCTTTGATTGGAGATGGGGCGTACAAAATGAAGTAGTGTTACCAGCTCTATTCCCCACTTCCTTCCATTTTTCAATCTGAGCTGCGGCAGTTCATCTTGGTAGTTGAAGCATTCATTCGTCAATCATAATGGATAGCTTGTAAGGCCGGTCCTTTCACTCGCTgcaggggaagggaagggagtgATGGGGGAGTGCGAGGACGCCGAGGAGTACAGGTGCTGGGAGGAGCTGTTGCCGGACGCGCTGGGCCTCATCTTCCGCAACCTTCCGCTccaggaggtgctcaccgtcgTGCCGCGGGTGTgcaagtcctggggtcgggtggtCGCCGGCCCCTACTGCTGGCAGGAGATCGACATCGAGGAGTGGAGCCAGCAGCAGAGCAAACCGGAGCAGATCGGCCGCATGGTCGAGATGCTCgtcggccgcagcggcggctcGTGCCGCCGCATCAGCGTCTCCGGGCTTCCCTGCGACCCGCTCCTCTCGTTCATAGGAGACCGGTAAGTTTGAATTCTGGCGATGCTCTCTGCTCCTTTCCGTCTTCATTTCCCCATTTTGATTTTGTCGCGGTTTCCTGTGGGTAGTGAACATTTCTGCAAAATTCTTGAAATTACTACTTTCCCCAACGGACCATTAGATTAGAAATCCATGCTCTTCATAATGCATCCCGAATTTTAGAGTCTACATTCTACACTGAGATGGATTCAGAAGGTATCCCCATCATCGGAGTTCAGACTGTCAGTTATCTTAGCCGCGTGAGCTGTGATGGGACGTTTGATTGCAGAGAACAGGCAGATCACTttgtcaaatttaaatttgtgatATGCAAATTCAGGTCCATTTATAAATCTAGTGATTAGTATAAGGCTAGTTGTCAATCTTTGCCATTTGCAATATATAGGTGCAATATAGGATCTCTAGTTTAAACCACTGGTTGTCAGTTCATTGCATGGATCGGTTTTGGGAACGAAAATGTAGATAGGGAGCTTGCAGTCTGATGCATCCGAGCCATCCTTTGGTCTTGAATCCAACTTGTAGGATGTGGATTCACTTCCAAGTTGATCACTTGATATGTATTATTTCTGAATTATCTGCATGGTGAACTAGGATTAGATCTTTTATTCTGAATTGAGCGATACAAATTATTAGATTCGCAAGTACAAACACAAGTACTGCTTGCACATGCGTACAGTCATATACACTGAGGCTCTCACAATTACCCGTCCTCCTACTGGCTAGTGGTTGGTTGGTCACAAGCTTTGCCGTTCAGCTGGTCCACATAATGTAATAACTGTCATAATTTCCAGAGTTACAGTCTCCCAGAATTGGTCACTGATCCTTCTGCATAATGTTCTCCATCTTCCTGTTCACTAGCGCGCGAGCTCTTCGGGCCCTGGAGATTCCACGGAGCGAGATCAGCGACTCCATCGTGGAGACCGTGGCGCCGCGGCTCTCCAACGTCACCTTCCTGGACATCAGCAGCTGCACCAAGATCGGCGCCCGCGCCCTGGAGGCGTTCGGCAAGCACTGCAAGTCCCTGGTGGGGCTCCGGCGCGTGATGCACCCGATCGACCTGGTGGACAAGGAGTGCCAGCACGACGAGGCCCACGCCATCGCCCGCAGCATGCCCAAGCTCCGGCACCTGGAGATGGGGTACATGCTGATCCggacggaggcggtggcggagatcCTGGGGCAGTGCCGCGACCTCAAGTTCCTGGACCTGCGCGGGTGCTGGGCCGTGGACGACAAGCTCCTGCGGGAGCGCCACCCGGGGCTCCGCGTCCTGGGCCCGCGCGTCGAGGACTGCTACGAGAACACCTACTGGGAGGAGTGCTCCGACTACTCGGACGACGACTCCTCCATCTACTCGTGGGAGTTCATGGACGACGTCGACGGCTACTACGCCGTCGGCAGCGACGACGAGGCCATCTGGGACGACGGCCAGGGGCTCGAGAACCTCGAGGTCAGGTTCTACGGCGGCGGGTTCAGCGAGAGCTTGGCCGGCTTCGACTGGCCACCGTCGCCGTGAGATAGATGGCAGCATATGCAGTTCTTCTTGCTTCTACTGTatgtgtgcgtgtgtgcgtgTGCTGTTCCTGAGCTTGCAGCTATGTTGTTGCTGTACTGTGTCTGCGACACCACTCGATCTCCCCCTCTAGCTTGCAGATATGTGTTAAGTGGACTGCTGCTAATAGTACAATCTAGATGATGTAAACTCTGGTGTTTACATGGAGCAAATCAACATGCATCGGTGAGATTTCACCGGCGCAAATCAACACTCTGATCTCTGCATGTCCTGGGTCTATCATGTGAGCCAGTACAATGCGATGCAAAGATTTTAAAGATCGCGCGGCCGGCCTCTGCACCCTCGTGTATCGGACAAGATCGATGCGCACGCAGTGCCGCAGGGGCCGTGGCCCGCTGCAGCGGAGTCTGAAGAGTACCCGCTCGCTTTGAGTTGAGAGATGCTGCAGCACATGCCATGCCAATGCAGCGCGGCACGGCAGTGGCATGGCAGTGCAGCCCCCGGGCGCACGCAAACGCAAGCAGGCAGCTAAAAGCTACTCCGCTTTTAGGCCGGGCCGGGGCCGGACCACGGCGCCTGGCTGCTGCCTGATCCCAAGATTTTGCCCGAAACCATGTGGTAAAGCGGGGATCTTTCCTGAGAAATCAGAATCAGGTGGGGGTGGACGGCGACGCCCGTGGCTGCCAAGCCGATTGTCTCTTGCAAGGCAAGCTAGCCCCGGCGTCTCGCTGCGCCTGCTGCCGCCTGCGCTGCGCGCCTCTGCAGGCAAGCCTTGGCGCTGCACGCTAGATTCTGACGGGGTTTTCCCAATTCCCATGCGAGCAGGATCAGGAGGCAGGTGCAGCCTATTTTATCTACCTTGAGGTATGGTCAGGTCAGGTCTGAACGGATGGATGCCTCTGCCAAAATATTTTGACGCCTTCTGGGGGTAATCTATACTAGGCACTGATCTTTGGGAGAGAACAGAGATAACCGGGCCAGGATTTGCCTACTTGACATCACGCTGCTGCTGCTAACTGTGCTGAGGAACAAGTGTCTCAGAAATGATTCTTGTGCATCTTGGTTATGTGCCTTGTGTGTGTTTTTTCTTGTCCTTAATATTATTCTAGCATTCAGAGAGACAAGTGGTGAAAAGGGGTTATCTATGTTAAACTTGAGTTGAAGACATTATTTCTCTCATTCTAGTAGTGCTTGAGTTGAAGAGCTAGAGAAAGGAAAACAAAGGGGACAGACCTGAGATAGAAAGGACAGATGGCTGTGGACCTACTGCACTGTACTGCGCTACTCCTACATACACATTTTTGGCAAATACATGTACGGCACTACACTTTGCTGCGTGCCAATGGCTCAGATCTTTCTTGATTAGTGCGGCATCAATTCTCAAAAGGATAGCGAAAAGGATTAAACTTTTCTGGAAATCCGCAATCGGCACCGGCATCAGGATATTGTTAATGAGGGATTTCTGAATAGGATGTCTGTATTCCTGCTACCCCAAGCCTCGCCCTTTTCACTTTGGTTTTTATGTTTTCCATGCgtcctcacctcacctcacctgcCACGCCTTTGTCCCCTATAGCTTTATTAACTTTGCAAGATTCCCCTGTTGGAACTTGTGGTTGACAATAGCATGGGGGGAGTAGGGCTGCCGGCTAAGCCTTATCAGGTTGTTGCGGCTCCTGTAACCATCCGCTGTGCTGTGCTGTGATCCTGTGACTCTCCCTTTGGCATCAGCAGCATCATGAGAGCAATCAGAGGCCGTCTGCAATATTCTTCCTGTGTTGGAATGATGGGCAaaagggggggaggggggatgtTGGAGTGATACTAGTATATTACAGAGACTTTATGTCGGCACTGCGGTAACCACGGATCAGCTTTGCCCGCGGTAAACAGTCTGGTAAAGGGAGGCTGATTATTAGTTGAGGCTTTTGATTTGCAGGTTTACTGTCTGGTAAAAGGGGACTGATTAGTTACGGCTTGAGGCCCAGGACATTGGTCGATGCGCAGGGAACATGGATGCCGAGATTAGAGAACGGATGCTCCGAGAGTATCAGAGCACTCAGCACTAGACGCTGATACCGTtgttgctgcaactgcaagaagACGAATCTAGGTAGCAATCTGCAATACGATAGACAAACAGCTATAACAAGATTCAAACAGCCCAGAGAGCTGACAGTTGTGAACTTGTGTGTGACGACTATGGGTCTACCGTCTACGGCTGCATGGCTTCATTAGGACAAATATCATATCACTCACGATTTCTTGGTTTCGGCTTCCTTTGGAACATAGGATTCATTTAAGAATTTTGTGGGATTTGAATTTTTCCTATGTGACCCTTTGAAACAAAGGATTAGCTATCTTCTATTCCTTCAGAGTTCCTACGGAATGGCTCAATTCATAGGAATTTTGAACAAAATCTAACATGAGATCCAACCTCTTGGAAACTTTCCTTTATGTCTCTCTCTTCTCATTCCTTTATTTCTCCTATGTTGCATCCAAACTTTCCTACATTCTTAAAGGATTGCAAATGTCATGCAACTCTATTCCTATGTTTTTTTCTATTCCTACATTTTGATATTCCCCTTCATTTGGATTTATACTGATGGCTCATGTTTATCTGTATCCATATCACTGTCAATTCTTTCCACAGCTATTCTGAAGTGAGTTGTAAAAGGCTGTTAGAATCAAGAGTACTAAAGAAGGGCAATAGAATACTGAAATAACTCCGGGGAAAGAGCACAAATCAGTATTACACAATGTTGTTTTTTCAGTTATTACATCTTGTATCACAGCAAGACGATATTACAAGTCCCATAAGGCGGCACTTAAACAGAGGTCACAAAAGGCACCTGGGGCAGGAGCATTCAACCGCAACAATAATGTCTTACTATGAAACAGGCAATTGTGCAAATGAAACACCAGCAGGTAGAGTAGAATTATTCCCGAGACTGACTGTGGCTGGATTTGCATTTAACTTCATGACACCGTACTTCAGAAGTAAGGTCTGTAGCGCATAGGCCGGCGGAATCTTGGAGCCCTCCTGCAAATATATAAATGGCTATGTTAGAAAAGAAAACTAGAAATCCACATTGTAAAAGACCACAAAACTTACCCATATCCATATGGGGGGAAGTACGGTGCTCCATATGATCTATAAGGGTAGCCGTGGTAGGGGTTATATCCACGTGGTGGACGCTGCTTCATCCCAGGAACATTAGTCCTCTTTGGTGCAACCTGTTGAGCACAAAGCAAAGAGTGTAAGATTGAGCATCGTTCAGAAGCTCTTTTGAACTCTTGAGATCACATTGAACCTCCGCCAGATATGTCTGTACCTTAATCTGGCGACCATGCAATTCAGATTCATTCAAATTAAGAGCCTCCTGGACAGCTTCTTGTTCCAGAAATTCAACATAGGCAAAACCTTTTGGCTGCCCAAACTTGTCAGTCAAGATTGTCACCCGATTGACAGTTCCACAAGCTTGGAAGTGCTGCTGCACTTCTTCCGGTGTACATGCATAATCAACCTAAGGTAATATGATTGTATCAGCAAAATTATGTTAACGAGTGCTGAGTGGAAAACGGAAAGTAAAACCACAAATTATGAGTTAAGTAATTAACTCATACGCTAGGTAAACTAAGCACCAAGCAGGTGAAAAGATCcacaacacaaaaaaaaatgactgAATCAATCCATATTTGATGTCATAGCcttaaataaataaagaaaaccaTCACTCAAGAAGTGACAGCAGTTACTGGGACAAAATAGTTGATGTAAACTTTAAAATGATTAACTCCCTAAAAGACAACCATTCATTTTAAAATATAAGCTTGGTAGAATCCTAGAAGGCTTCATTTTAAAGGTTACCTCTCTAATATTTTGAAGGTATATGTATGGCAAAATAGCTGAATTTGATAAAATGACAAACAACATTTATTTAAATCGCATTGAAGCTTAGGTCAAGGTGCCACTTTAGATGAAAACGGAGATACTGATTTTTACATGTAATACAATGTACTATGACAAATATCACCCCAAGGGATATATTGGAGAAACTGACATGCCAAGTTGACTAATATGTAAGACAAAAAACATAGAAGGGATATATTGGAGATATGTGAGTagtaaatagaaaaaaaagtagCATCTTACTAAGAGCCTAAAACTTAACACTTACGATAACAAATTCAAACCATTTGATTTTAAATTACCAGTTAACATAAGAATGCAAAGGAAAGAAGCATGCACAGTaagccttttttttccttgtagCATCCATAACTGTTAATATCTCAGCTAAGTTGATAACTTCCTACAACTTCGTGAGCTGCAACACTGTTTTCTTAGCACCATTATTAGTTTGTAAACTGCAGGTATGTCTGCTGCATGTCACTCATATGTAACTAAATATCAGGCAGCATTTATCCTCATGTTAGTAAGAAAAAGAAGCCATCACAATATGATCCGATAAAATACAATTGTTGGGTGAGATGACAAATAAAAGGGAAAAGGTGGGAAGATAGGCAGAGCACAAGTTCACAAACAGCAAAGAATAGAGTCAAAGATTAATGTTTCCTACTGTTACACTTACATGTCATACCTATGCACCACTCAGGTGATATCATTGGACCAGCAGCTAGGGATAACACTGCATCAGATGCCGGCTCCAGTCAAAAAGGGCCATCCCAAGTGTACCAGCAGCTCTGTGCTGACTTCCTTTGCTTCatcagggaggtcttctaagtTCTAACCTATGATATCTATATTGTACTTTTTtactctttcctttttcttttctttttttccatgcacttttttttatatttttttttcagatatctttctatttttctctctttcttttcacACTAACCTAACTCTGAAATATGGGCCAGGTGCCCGCTAGTCAATTTGAAAGGCTTGCTCAAGCACACTGCCTGCGACCATCACCATTACTTAATCAATGCAcaaaaacaacaaaatgaaactCCATAAAGGCAACAAAGGGGTATTGATGAGTACTGATAGCAAAGGATGATGATAAAGCACACATGAAACACTTCACAACAGCGCATTGCATTATGAGGAAACCAATAAGCATTGGGGAGCAAGGAAGCAATAATTAAATTAGGGACAAGTTTTGGTATTCTGTCTGCCAATAAAGACATCCAGCAGTCCCAGAGGCCAGTActatttccattttctaaaaaaataaagacaTCCAGCACTAAATCATTTTCCAGTAGAAATGCAATCATTGAGTTTCTGAAAAGGGAAGTAGCAAGGTAGTAGGCTTTTTCAGAGAAACATTTCATAACACTAAGTGTAGAGTGCCAAAAAAATTCCAGTTAGCAACTAAGCAATATGTGCGTGTGCTATTTAATAATACAGATATCCACGTTTTGTCCTTCATGTTTCATAGCATGTAGAATAACAAGAATACTATATAGAAATTTTTAACAGCAACAAAATATAGTAACGCAAATATGCGTTGAATTATAGACGTATACACCCACAGTAgggaaagagagaaagagagctTATATAATCTTACATTTCCAACATAGACAGAGCGGGCATCCACCTGCTCCTTTGCCTCAGCTGTAGATGCACTAGGGTCACCTCCTGCAAAACAGAAGAGCGATTCTGTCAAGAGAACTTGCACCTTGTGTTAGACTAGCGAGCTAAAATTAAAGTAAACCATCGATCAACTAAGTCATGACAGACCAGCATATCCATGAGAAGACAAGAATGCAGTAAaacatagatttttttttctgaaggcTCATCAAGATAGATTTTCTTTGGATATATGCTTCTCTGGAACATGAGACATGGATCCACATGCACACAAAAAAAGTGGTACCCCCTCCGCTGGCTAAACTTTTGAAACTTTGAGCatctataattttttaaatatttcATTTAGAACATGAAGGTCATACATGTAGATTATTCTTAAAAATATGTTCATGATCTCATAGTCTATTATATTCCATAAATATATTGCGGCAGTAGGCACGCACACATTGGAGAGCGTTCCATGTACAAAATGACAAATATTTTATAGTCGGGAGCACTGATTTGGATCAACGTGAACATACCAGAAGGAATCCCAACATACTCACAAGAAGTAACAATCTATATTCTGCATAGAAGAACTTTTCAATTGAAAATCACCAAACATATGTCCAAGGCACAAGAAAGTTATCCTACAGAACCAAGTATGCAGCTACACAGAGGAATGAGTTCACCACTTCAGTAAAAGAATCAAAGAACTACTTTCATTGCAGGTACATGAATTCATGGTTAGAGGTATAGTTCAGTGTATGCAGTAAGCAATATATGAAACAGAGAGATTGCCGATTTGCCATATTAAGGGTCGGTGAATAAGATATAAATGATACCAGACAGAGAAACACAGAAGATTAAAGGATCTAAAATAGAATGGAAAATAGAGGAGGCCAAGGTACAAGTATCACGAGAAGGGTTAGTTGTAGGTGATAAATAGAAATTTTAGCACAAAAGTTTTTTAGCGCGTTCCTGGTCATAAGTGCACAAGAAAACAGCCTCAGCAAAGGAATCTGAAAGGACAACTAGACTGGATTCTAACTGCGGTCCGATCAGAACACACAAAACCAAGTTAAATGTACAACATGTACAGTAATGAAATATGGAATCCAAGTTGTGTAGAAAATATCAACAGCATGATTGCATACTTCACGCACAGTAAACAAGTTAAAAAGCAAGCGAACTGAGCATATGAAGGATTAGTCACAAGTTTATCGAGTAACCAAATAATGAATCCGGTCATAGTTGCAGGCACTGATCTTAACTGGCTCGAACAGTTTTAAAGCTTATTCCATCGAATATAGCGAAGCATATCGAATAACTGTTATGTAGCCTAAATACATCGCAAAAGAAGCATCGAAAAGGTAAGGTGGGGGAGCACAACCTTGCATCTCCTTGGCGACCTTGGCCTGCATATCACGGAGGGcagcagcctcctcctccatctccttcaACCTGCGCTTCATCTCGTCGAGCTCCTGCAGCTGGACGAACCCAAGGCCCAAGGGGGTCAGCTACCCGTACGGGCCTAGGGCTAGGGTTTAGCGCAAGAGACACGGATCCAGGGATGGTACCTTCGCCGCGtcgtccccgccggcggccataTCGACGTCGGCGCCGTCCATGTCGCCGTCCTCCGGGATCTCCTGGCCGTAAACCTCGTGCTCTTCCTCGTCCATGGCGGCGTCAGCTCCCTCGCCTCCCCGAATTTCCCCTCTGGCCCGATCTGACACGACGATTCGGCCGTAGCAGGTGCTGGTTTGGTGAGCAAAGGATCCGTCGCCTTGGACGGAGAAAGGTGAGTGGGCTTGGGCTGTGAGTTTGATGATGGGCCTTATGGTGCTCGAGTCATGACAGATTGGAAAAGGTCTATTCAACACCCCTTAACCGAAAAACCGGATGTTTCAACCCGCACCAACTATTGAAACGGTCCGACACCCCTGAGTGGTTTTAGCTGACGTGGCACCATGTCACCCATCCTATGTGTTGCCATGACAGCCGCGAGGGTATAAACTGGATCACATTGATAGTTCGAGGGGTTAGCTAGACTTTataagaataaaataaaataaaataaaaaatattttttcttagaA contains:
- the LOC101757746 gene encoding F-box protein FBW2; translated protein: MGECEDAEEYRCWEELLPDALGLIFRNLPLQEVLTVVPRVCKSWGRVVAGPYCWQEIDIEEWSQQQSKPEQIGRMVEMLVGRSGGSCRRISVSGLPCDPLLSFIGDRARALRALEIPRSEISDSIVETVAPRLSNVTFLDISSCTKIGARALEAFGKHCKSLVGLRRVMHPIDLVDKECQHDEAHAIARSMPKLRHLEMGYMLIRTEAVAEILGQCRDLKFLDLRGCWAVDDKLLRERHPGLRVLGPRVEDCYENTYWEECSDYSDDDSSIYSWEFMDDVDGYYAVGSDDEAIWDDGQGLENLEVRFYGGGFSESLAGFDWPPSP
- the LOC101757345 gene encoding polyadenylate-binding protein 2; this translates as MDEEEHEVYGQEIPEDGDMDGADVDMAAGGDDAAKLQELDEMKRRLKEMEEEAAALRDMQAKVAKEMQGGDPSASTAEAKEQVDARSVYVGNVDYACTPEEVQQHFQACGTVNRVTILTDKFGQPKGFAYVEFLEQEAVQEALNLNESELHGRQIKVAPKRTNVPGMKQRPPRGYNPYHGYPYRSYGAPYFPPYGYGRAPRFRRPMRYRPYF